From Ruminococcus sp. HUN007, a single genomic window includes:
- a CDS encoding A24 family peptidase, whose amino-acid sequence MKEIITGGALALVSAVLFALFSPVTEKEKQKKDGRKRFLLSLPVYIITDIISAFIARGAGVNLPEAVSLILAANFIFLLGAIDLKHRRIPNAYVGAALVFRTVFIFAQGIAEHDLASVTICSICGFAAGGLITGLAYVISHKGIGSGDVKMFAVIGYFAGGVAVIDILVYSTLFCCICGIVLLVTKKCGKKDSIPMAPFAYAGTMLYIIAGM is encoded by the coding sequence ATGAAGGAGATCATTACAGGAGGAGCTCTTGCTCTCGTTTCAGCGGTGCTGTTCGCATTATTCAGTCCCGTGACAGAAAAGGAAAAACAGAAGAAGGACGGAAGAAAGAGATTTTTATTATCACTGCCTGTCTATATAATTACTGATATCATTTCAGCATTCATAGCCAGAGGTGCGGGTGTGAATCTGCCTGAAGCGGTCAGCCTTATACTGGCTGCCAACTTTATCTTCCTTCTGGGAGCTATTGATCTTAAACACAGAAGAATACCTAATGCGTATGTGGGAGCTGCGCTGGTCTTCAGGACGGTTTTCATTTTCGCGCAGGGCATTGCGGAACATGATCTTGCCAGCGTTACCATTTGTTCAATCTGTGGATTTGCAGCCGGCGGACTTATAACGGGTCTTGCCTACGTGATATCACATAAGGGTATCGGCTCAGGAGACGTCAAGATGTTTGCAGTCATCGGATATTTTGCAGGCGGAGTTGCCGTGATCGATATTCTCGTTTATTCAACGCTTTTCTGCTGCATATGTGGAATAGTGCTTCTCGTCACAAAAAAGTGCGGTAAAAAAGACAGCATACCTATGGCGCCTTTTGCCTATGCGGGTACAATGCTCTACATCATTGCAGGAATGTAA
- a CDS encoding WG repeat-containing protein — protein MKKIGNAVYPLALIMLMSLAWMNVCTSGEKDEKLFDEYFSNAQMNEEKQAYITAAEWYVKAAEIKPDEDTLLLAAENFRKCDENDMFLRCCRRAAECEDCTAKPWVLAGRYYLDNDKAAEAAKLFSEMPESCRNDETEELMAEASGCFHTCYRTFNDAKPFHGKYFAACEGELWGLADAEGQFFIAPEYDAVGAYDPEEDLVPVCSGGIWKFVNEYGQTRFALSKEYTLLGSFGDGLAPFCRDGKYGYTDLDYNESSERFEYAGSFSGGVAAVKKDGSWYLVNSDLVPATNEKYDEIILDEYGFCAHEGVTEAVKGGKTVFLDKNGSEVPEKKMFSCGLAPVSAGFGEGYENEKGDIVIDAYFEKNHTFFP, from the coding sequence GTGAAAAAGATCGGAAACGCGGTTTATCCGCTTGCGCTCATCATGCTCATGTCACTTGCGTGGATGAATGTATGTACATCGGGCGAAAAGGACGAAAAACTGTTTGATGAATACTTTTCAAATGCTCAGATGAATGAAGAAAAGCAGGCATATATAACAGCGGCTGAATGGTATGTGAAAGCTGCTGAGATAAAGCCGGATGAAGATACACTGCTTCTTGCGGCTGAAAATTTCAGAAAGTGCGACGAAAATGATATGTTCCTCCGCTGCTGCCGCAGAGCCGCGGAATGTGAGGACTGTACCGCAAAGCCGTGGGTGCTTGCCGGACGTTATTATCTTGACAACGATAAGGCGGCCGAGGCGGCAAAGCTCTTTTCTGAAATGCCTGAGTCATGCAGGAACGATGAGACGGAAGAGCTTATGGCCGAGGCGTCCGGATGTTTCCACACCTGCTACAGAACTTTTAACGATGCAAAGCCGTTCCACGGTAAATATTTTGCAGCATGTGAAGGTGAACTCTGGGGACTTGCGGATGCAGAGGGTCAGTTCTTCATTGCTCCTGAGTACGATGCGGTCGGCGCCTACGATCCTGAGGAGGATCTGGTGCCTGTCTGCAGCGGAGGTATCTGGAAATTCGTCAACGAATACGGCCAGACCAGATTCGCTCTTTCAAAGGAATACACCCTGCTCGGTTCCTTCGGCGACGGACTTGCTCCGTTCTGCCGTGACGGAAAGTACGGTTACACCGATCTCGATTACAACGAAAGCAGCGAACGTTTTGAATATGCCGGTTCATTTTCAGGCGGAGTTGCCGCAGTCAAGAAGGACGGCAGCTGGTACCTTGTAAACAGTGATCTTGTTCCTGCAACGAACGAAAAATATGACGAGATTATCCTTGACGAATACGGTTTCTGCGCACACGAAGGCGTAACAGAGGCCGTGAAGGGCGGAAAGACAGTTTTCCTCGATAAAAACGGCAGCGAAGTACCTGAAAAGAAAATGTTCTCATGCGGCCTTGCACCGGTATCCGCCGGCTTCGGCGAGGGATATGAAAACGAAAAAGGAGATATTGTAATAGATGCATATTTTGAAAAAAACCACACCTTTTTCCCCTGA
- a CDS encoding BrnA antitoxin family protein gives MIIRREIDLNEPLSEEQKHMLEALKTRPVRPDEDCPELTEEQISQLARVSEQRREDRRKQTVTLRLSPQALKTAKSLGKGYTSVLSRILESALTDAELIKHYL, from the coding sequence ATGATTATTCGAAGGGAAATTGATCTGAATGAACCGCTGAGTGAAGAACAGAAACATATGCTTGAAGCATTGAAAACAAGACCGGTGCGCCCCGATGAAGACTGTCCTGAGCTGACGGAAGAACAGATCAGTCAGCTTGCAAGGGTGTCTGAGCAGCGGCGTGAAGACCGAAGAAAGCAGACAGTTACTCTGAGACTTTCTCCGCAGGCACTGAAAACTGCAAAATCTCTTGGCAAAGGATATACATCTGTGCTTAGCCGGATACTTGAAAGTGCACTGACAGACGCAGAACTTATAAAACATTATCTGTAA